TTGCGCACGGAGCATCTCGGAGGGAGACCGGGCTCACGGCTCCACGGATTGCGGCACGGGGTCCTGCTTGCGCACGGGCATGTAACACTTGCCCTGGTACTCGGCCTGATTGCTGTAGCAGGGCGGCTTCTTCTCCAGCGCCACCCAGCATCCCTTGTTGATCTCCACCGCGCCCTTGTTGGTCTCACAGGGAGGCACGGCCTGTTTCGTCCAGGGCTTTTCGGGGAGGGGATAGGCGATGGTCTCCCGGTCCGGATTGCTCAGGTCGATGAAGTCCGTCTCCCGTTGCAGCGCATCCTCAAGGGCCCAGACGCAATTGCCGACATGGGAATGCGCGGCGTCCAGCCTCGAGGAGAGACAGACACCCAGGCCCACCGCGAGCACGGCGATTCCCGCGGCGGCGAGTCCCGTCCTGAAACGCCAGAGCCGACGCACGGGCGAGGCCCCAGGCACCCCAGCCCCGACCGGCCCCCCCGCGAGGTGAGCCTCCACCTGGACATCATCCTCCACGCGTTGGAGCGCGCCAGTCATCAAGACGAAGAGGTTGGTCAGCTCCGAGGTCCGCACCGAGGCGGGCGCCTGCTCCACGTCCAGCGTCACGGAGTCCCGCTCCGGCTCGTAGATGAGACTCATCCGGCAGGGCCCCGCGGGTTGCCAGGCCACGTCACCCCTCGGGACGAGCGTCAGGGCCGGAGTGCCGGTGAGCACGTTCCACGCCTCGTGGAGGCGTCCCAGGCGGGGATCCACCTCGTAGCTTTTGCCCCACTGGAAGGACGCCGTTCCATCCCCTGTCCCGTTCTTCTCGTTCGCCATGCGCGGCTCCTGGATGGGTCCCCATGCACCAGACGACGGTGCTCGCGCCCATCTCCTGGGCCCCCAGGGGAACGGATTCGACCAGACAAGTCAAGGTGGACCATGGGTCCTGGGAGGTTCGGTCTCGTCGCGCTCCCTCTCAAGCTCCACGACATCATGACTCCTCGAGTTCAGGGCTCGGTCCACACCGCGAGTTCGTTGCCGCTCGGGTCCGCGAAGTGGAAGCGCCGGCCACCGGGGAAGGAGAAGGTCTCCTTCACGATGCGGGCGCCCGTCTGGCGCACCCGCGCGAGGCTCGCCTCCAGGTCGCGCGAGTAGATGACGAGCAGCGCACCCCCTGGCGAAACGGAGGGTGCCTTGAAGAAGCCCCCGCTCATGCGGCCATCCTGGAAGCTCGTGTACTCGGGGCCGTAGTCCTCGAAGTGCCAGCCGAAGACGGTGGTGTAGAACTGTTTGGTGGCGGCGATGTCCGTGGCGGGCAGCTCGAGGTAGTCGACGCGGTGGTGGTGCTGGGCCT
Above is a window of Cystobacter fuscus DNA encoding:
- a CDS encoding VOC family protein, whose protein sequence is MTSSASQTQAQHHHRVDYLELPATDIAATKQFYTTVFGWHFEDYGPEYTSFQDGRMSGGFFKAPSVSPGGALLVIYSRDLEASLARVRQTGARIVKETFSFPGGRRFHFADPSGNELAVWTEP